A stretch of the Luteimonas sp. JM171 genome encodes the following:
- a CDS encoding pilin, producing the protein MQQSQDGATPKRRSKVLVIVLVILGVFVALWILVSLLVGIPAYRAYQERQAQQQQQQQQPQQPQQQQPAFAQLPGESPQPAGSGPFQAGPAAPAPGAGPDGGMAAPGIADADAYIRQSKVNSALIAASQLKLEIQWHHRDRGVCPVNGVGEIRGANDYNGVTHRSMFVGRTADGDCGIEITLRDEAGDLPDGAKVWLEYAVANGTWRCYSDLPNDYLPADCRS; encoded by the coding sequence ATGCAACAGTCCCAGGATGGGGCCACCCCCAAGCGTCGCTCGAAAGTCCTCGTCATCGTCCTGGTCATCCTGGGGGTGTTTGTCGCCCTGTGGATCCTGGTGAGCCTGCTGGTAGGCATCCCCGCCTATCGCGCCTACCAGGAACGTCAGGCGCAGCAACAGCAGCAACAGCAGCAGCCCCAGCAACCCCAGCAGCAACAGCCGGCTTTCGCGCAGCTGCCCGGGGAAAGCCCGCAGCCCGCGGGTTCCGGCCCGTTCCAGGCCGGCCCGGCGGCGCCTGCGCCCGGCGCAGGCCCGGATGGCGGGATGGCGGCGCCCGGCATCGCCGATGCCGATGCGTATATCCGCCAGAGCAAGGTCAATTCGGCGCTCATCGCCGCCTCGCAGCTGAAACTGGAGATCCAGTGGCACCACCGCGACCGTGGCGTCTGCCCGGTCAACGGGGTGGGCGAAATCCGCGGCGCCAACGATTACAACGGGGTGACCCACCGCTCCATGTTCGTCGGCCGCACCGCCGATGGCGACTGCGGGATCGAGATCACGCTGCGCGATGAAGCCGGCGACCTGCCCGACGGCGCCAAGGTCTGGCTGGAATACGCGGTCGCCAACGGGACCTGGCGCTGCTATTCGGATCTTCCCAACGACTATCTGCCCGCAGACTGCCGTTCCTGA
- a CDS encoding DUF494 family protein codes for MKESILDVLLFLFEHYFSDEADLLRDRDSLQAGLLQAGFSPTEINKAFEWLDALAQQRPGSPAPRAGGPVRVYAGPELDRLDNEGRGFLMFLEQHGVLDASQRELVVDRAMALDQDDIDLDDLKWVVLMVLFNQPGSEAAYAWMETQMFIDEPEPVH; via the coding sequence ATGAAAGAAAGCATCCTGGATGTCCTGCTCTTCCTGTTTGAGCACTACTTCAGCGACGAGGCGGACCTGCTCCGCGACCGAGATTCCCTCCAGGCCGGCCTGCTCCAGGCCGGTTTCAGCCCCACCGAGATCAACAAGGCGTTCGAATGGCTCGACGCCCTGGCCCAGCAACGGCCCGGTTCCCCGGCGCCGCGGGCCGGCGGCCCGGTGCGCGTGTATGCCGGCCCGGAACTGGACAGGCTGGACAACGAGGGCCGCGGCTTCCTGATGTTCCTCGAACAGCACGGCGTGCTCGATGCCAGCCAGCGCGAGCTGGTGGTGGACCGGGCGATGGCGCTGGACCAGGACGACATCGACCTGGACGACCTGAAGTGGGTGGTGCTGATGGTGCTGTTCAACCAGCCCGGCAGCGAGGCCGCCTACGCGTGGATGGAAACCCAGATGTTCATCGACGAGCCCGAGCCGGTGCACTGA
- the dprA gene encoding DNA-processing protein DprA, with amino-acid sequence MTRTCPTNDPRERSALLRLLAAGGRLEPRRRLLEACGSAATALDAGAATWRACGLAPEQAHALESGREDARTLEWLEQPGHHLMGWNDPDYPALLRTAPRPPLALFVAGDPALLWHPAVAVVGSRSPTAGGRDNTAAFARAFARSGLGVTSGLALGVDSAAHRAALEAGGITVAVLGCGIDRPYPARNRALWQEVARSGAVVSEYPPGTVARAGQFPARNRIVAGLSLATLVVEAATRSGALITARLAADAGRDVFAVPGSIHNPMARGCHRLIRSGAGLVESAGEVIDALAPVAAHLGTALRSRLGAPIETLHPASGTSPGIVQLEDPDYQKLWEALGHDPTDMDSLAERTGLTAARLSSMLPAMELEGRVVAEHGRYSRKS; translated from the coding sequence ATGACCCGGACCTGCCCGACGAACGATCCCCGCGAACGATCCGCGCTGCTGCGGCTGCTCGCCGCCGGTGGACGGCTTGAGCCGCGGCGCCGGCTGCTGGAGGCCTGCGGCTCCGCCGCTACCGCGCTGGACGCTGGCGCCGCCACCTGGCGCGCCTGTGGCCTGGCGCCGGAGCAGGCGCATGCGCTCGAGTCCGGCCGCGAGGACGCCCGCACCCTGGAGTGGCTGGAACAACCCGGCCACCACCTGATGGGCTGGAACGACCCCGACTACCCGGCCCTGCTGCGCACCGCGCCCCGGCCGCCGCTGGCGCTGTTCGTGGCCGGGGACCCGGCGCTGCTGTGGCATCCCGCGGTTGCCGTGGTCGGCAGCCGCTCGCCGACCGCGGGCGGACGGGACAACACCGCTGCGTTTGCCCGGGCGTTCGCGCGGTCCGGGCTGGGCGTGACCAGCGGGCTCGCGCTGGGCGTGGACTCTGCCGCGCACCGCGCCGCGCTGGAGGCGGGCGGGATCACGGTGGCGGTGCTGGGCTGCGGCATCGACCGGCCCTATCCGGCCCGCAACCGGGCCCTGTGGCAGGAAGTGGCACGCTCCGGGGCGGTGGTCAGCGAATACCCACCCGGTACCGTAGCCCGCGCCGGGCAGTTTCCCGCCCGCAACCGGATCGTCGCCGGACTCTCGCTGGCAACCCTGGTGGTGGAGGCGGCGACGCGCTCGGGCGCGCTGATCACCGCCCGCCTGGCGGCCGACGCCGGCCGCGATGTGTTCGCCGTGCCCGGCTCCATCCATAATCCGATGGCGCGCGGCTGCCACCGGCTCATCCGCAGCGGCGCCGGGCTGGTGGAGTCGGCCGGCGAAGTGATCGATGCGCTGGCGCCCGTGGCGGCCCACCTGGGAACCGCCTTGCGCAGCAGGCTCGGCGCCCCCATCGAAACACTCCATCCCGCTTCCGGCACCTCACCGGGCATCGTTCAGCTGGAAGATCCCGACTACCAGAAATTGTGGGAAGCGCTCGGCCACGACCCCACAGATATGGATTCGCTGGCTGAACGGACCGGATTGACGGCGGCCCGGCTGTCCTCCATGCTCCCGGCCATGGAGCTCGAGGGCCGGGTGGTGGCCGAACATGGGCGTTACTCCCGCAAATCCTGA
- a CDS encoding LysM peptidoglycan-binding domain-containing protein produces the protein MAGILKRLSGGLRTACAVSLLTVATFAAAQGVRGDHPDTYVVVRGDTLWDIAGRFLERPWLWPEIWQANPQIQNPHLIYPGDVISLAYLDRVAEARVQPGPRQEAAPINAIALSDIEAFLKDLRVVDGFEHLPHVVGLEDDRMRGAEGQVAYVRHLQAEPGDRFSVVRPTVRYHHLMRSGMCCDLFSTDDLDFRGRRILDSRQFWTNVVTPDKGTEVLGYELMRVGAGTVTRGEVGGIQASTLLLDDEGYEVRVGDRLIPVDAQPYDLQFFPHPPAQQFDYGRAKVLAVADMLTSGGPRDVIAISVGAREGVDNGTVFSVWREGTNTVDRVEKGEYRDPDTVFFENKVRLPDEFAGHAMVFRTYDKVAYALVMDSIKPTRVGYHLKHPDAPY, from the coding sequence ATGGCAGGCATCCTTAAGCGCCTTTCCGGAGGGCTTCGCACGGCGTGTGCCGTGTCGTTGCTCACCGTTGCGACGTTCGCTGCCGCGCAGGGGGTGCGCGGTGACCATCCGGATACCTATGTCGTGGTCCGCGGCGACACGCTGTGGGACATCGCGGGCCGCTTCCTGGAGCGGCCTTGGCTGTGGCCGGAGATCTGGCAGGCCAATCCGCAGATCCAGAACCCGCACCTGATCTACCCGGGCGACGTCATCAGCCTGGCCTACCTGGACCGCGTGGCCGAGGCCCGCGTGCAGCCGGGCCCGCGCCAGGAGGCGGCGCCAATCAACGCGATCGCGCTGTCGGACATCGAGGCGTTCCTGAAGGACTTGCGCGTGGTGGACGGCTTCGAGCACCTGCCGCACGTGGTTGGGCTGGAAGACGACCGCATGCGCGGCGCCGAGGGCCAGGTGGCCTACGTGCGCCACCTGCAGGCCGAGCCCGGCGACCGCTTCAGCGTGGTGCGCCCGACCGTGCGCTACCACCACCTGATGCGCAGCGGCATGTGCTGCGACCTGTTCAGCACCGACGACCTGGACTTCCGCGGCCGCCGGATCCTCGACAGCCGCCAGTTCTGGACCAACGTGGTCACGCCCGACAAGGGCACCGAGGTGCTCGGCTACGAGCTGATGCGCGTGGGCGCCGGCACCGTGACCCGCGGCGAGGTAGGCGGCATCCAGGCCTCGACCCTGCTGCTGGATGACGAAGGCTACGAGGTGCGCGTGGGCGACCGCCTGATCCCGGTCGACGCCCAGCCCTACGACCTGCAGTTCTTCCCGCACCCGCCTGCGCAGCAGTTCGACTACGGCCGCGCCAAGGTGCTGGCGGTGGCGGACATGCTCACCAGCGGCGGCCCGCGCGACGTGATCGCCATCTCCGTGGGCGCGCGCGAGGGCGTGGACAACGGCACCGTGTTCTCGGTGTGGCGCGAAGGCACCAACACCGTGGACCGGGTGGAGAAGGGCGAGTATCGCGACCCGGACACCGTGTTCTTCGAGAACAAGGTGCGCCTGCCGGACGAGTTCGCCGGCCACGCCATGGTGTTCCGCACCTATGACAAGGTCGCCTACGCGCTGGTGATGGACAGCATCAAGCCGACCCGGGTGGGCTATCACCTCAAGCACCCGGACGCACCCTACTGA
- the def gene encoding peptide deformylase has product MALLPIIEYPNPHLRVVTSPVAAERVADPAFQKLLDDMLHTMYEAPGIGLAAPQVDIMDRFLVLDVSEERDQPMVMVNPVIRERSDELRVHQEGCLSIPGVFADVTRADGIEVEALDREGRSFVLRADGLLATCIQHEIDHLDGKLFIDYLSPLKRSMALKKLEKARRRA; this is encoded by the coding sequence ATGGCCCTGCTTCCCATCATCGAATACCCCAATCCGCACCTGCGCGTGGTCACCTCCCCGGTGGCGGCGGAGCGGGTGGCCGACCCTGCGTTCCAGAAGCTGCTCGACGACATGCTGCACACCATGTACGAGGCGCCCGGCATCGGTCTGGCAGCGCCCCAGGTGGACATCATGGACCGGTTCCTGGTGCTGGACGTGAGCGAGGAACGCGACCAGCCGATGGTGATGGTGAACCCGGTGATCCGCGAGCGTTCCGATGAGCTGCGCGTGCACCAGGAAGGCTGCCTGTCGATTCCCGGCGTGTTCGCCGACGTCACCCGCGCCGACGGCATCGAGGTGGAGGCCCTGGACCGCGAGGGCCGCAGCTTCGTGCTGCGGGCCGACGGCCTGCTGGCCACCTGCATCCAGCACGAGATCGACCACCTGGACGGCAAGCTGTTCATCGACTACCTCTCCCCGCTCAAGCGCTCGATGGCGCTCAAGAAGCTGGAAAAGGCGCGCAGGCGCGCCTGA
- the fmt gene encoding methionyl-tRNA formyltransferase: protein MRIVFAGTPEFAVPSLRAAASRGEVVAVYTQPDRPAGRGRQLAFSPVKQEAMERGIQVFQPASLRTEDAQEQLRALAPDLLVVVAYGLILPRAVLEIPRFGCWNVHASLLPRWRGAAPIQRAIEAGDAETGVCLMWMAEGLDTGPVLLSQSTPIGPEETAGELHDRLAELGAQVLSDGLGLLRAGIRPRPQPQPEEGVTYAHKLDKAEARQDWSQPAAQLARRVRAFHPWPVAEAELAGERIRIHAATALEAAHDAAPGTVLAAGRDGIDVACGEGVLRLLRVQRPGGKAISAADYLNARRDLPVA from the coding sequence ATGCGGATCGTCTTCGCCGGCACCCCGGAATTCGCCGTGCCCTCGCTGCGCGCCGCCGCGTCGCGGGGCGAAGTGGTGGCCGTCTACACCCAGCCCGACCGTCCCGCGGGGCGTGGCCGCCAGCTCGCGTTCTCGCCCGTCAAGCAGGAGGCGATGGAACGCGGGATCCAGGTGTTCCAGCCGGCCAGCCTGCGGACGGAGGACGCGCAGGAACAGCTGCGCGCGCTGGCGCCCGACCTGCTGGTGGTGGTGGCCTACGGGCTGATCCTGCCGCGGGCGGTGCTTGAGATCCCGCGCTTTGGCTGCTGGAACGTGCATGCATCGCTGCTGCCGCGCTGGCGCGGGGCGGCGCCGATCCAGCGGGCGATCGAGGCGGGCGACGCCGAGACCGGCGTGTGCCTGATGTGGATGGCCGAGGGCCTGGACACCGGCCCGGTGCTGCTCTCGCAGTCCACCCCGATCGGCCCCGAAGAGACCGCCGGAGAGCTGCACGACCGCCTTGCCGAGCTCGGCGCACAGGTGCTTTCCGACGGCCTCGGGCTGCTGCGCGCCGGCATCCGCCCGCGGCCGCAGCCGCAGCCGGAGGAAGGCGTGACCTACGCCCACAAGCTCGACAAGGCCGAGGCCCGCCAGGACTGGTCGCAGCCCGCCGCGCAGCTGGCGCGGCGGGTGCGTGCGTTCCACCCGTGGCCGGTGGCCGAAGCGGAACTGGCCGGCGAGCGCATCCGCATCCACGCCGCGACCGCGCTCGAGGCCGCGCACGATGCCGCTCCGGGGACGGTCCTGGCGGCCGGCCGGGACGGTATCGACGTTGCCTGCGGCGAAGGGGTGCTGCGCCTGCTGCGGGTGCAGCGCCCCGGCGGCAAGGCGATTTCCGCCGCCGATTACCTCAACGCCCGCCGCGACCTTCCTGTCGCCTGA
- the rsmB gene encoding 16S rRNA (cytosine(967)-C(5))-methyltransferase RsmB → MKTPAGTDTRVSAARVLDAVLHRGRSLRMELAAALPNIPDPRDRALVEAICFAALRNRARYDAALAAWMPRPLPARERVLRALLHAGFAQLDPLQLPAHAALAATVEAARALGRPRQAGLVNALLRRAQREGLPPADPAAAWPDWLLSRLRADWPADVDAVVEASATPAPMWLRMNRRQASRDAYLEQLQAAGIEATAPEGLPDALCLAKAAPVAALPGFGEGAVSVQDGSAQLVADALAPAAGARVLDACAAPGGKAAHLLERHPALRLLALDVDPRRLQRIAQTFERLGLAGQAALQAADAAVPGDWWDGGPFDSILLDAPCSATGVVRRQPDVLVHRREGDVAALVTLQAKLLDALWPMLAPGGTLVYATCSILREENARQVEAFLARTPDAVIEPLDARFGRVDGPGRQRLPGEEGMDGFFVARMRRG, encoded by the coding sequence ATGAAGACGCCGGCCGGAACCGATACCCGGGTGTCCGCGGCGCGGGTGCTGGATGCGGTCCTGCACCGGGGGCGCTCGCTGCGCATGGAATTGGCTGCTGCGCTGCCGAACATTCCCGATCCGCGTGACCGCGCCCTGGTCGAGGCGATCTGCTTCGCCGCGCTGCGCAACCGCGCCCGCTACGACGCGGCCCTTGCCGCCTGGATGCCGCGCCCGCTGCCGGCGCGCGAGCGCGTGCTCAGGGCGTTGCTGCACGCGGGCTTCGCCCAGCTCGATCCGCTGCAACTGCCCGCCCACGCGGCGCTGGCCGCCACGGTGGAAGCGGCGCGCGCGCTGGGCCGGCCGCGCCAGGCAGGGTTGGTCAATGCCCTGCTGCGCCGGGCCCAGCGCGAAGGCCTGCCGCCCGCCGATCCCGCGGCGGCGTGGCCGGACTGGCTGCTGTCCCGGCTGCGCGCCGACTGGCCCGCTGACGTGGATGCGGTCGTGGAGGCCAGCGCCACCCCCGCGCCGATGTGGCTGCGGATGAACCGGCGCCAGGCCAGCCGCGATGCGTACCTGGAACAGCTGCAGGCGGCCGGCATCGAGGCAACCGCGCCCGAGGGCCTGCCGGACGCCCTGTGCCTTGCGAAGGCGGCGCCGGTGGCCGCGCTGCCCGGGTTCGGCGAGGGAGCGGTGTCGGTGCAGGACGGCTCGGCGCAGCTGGTCGCCGATGCGCTGGCGCCGGCCGCCGGCGCGCGCGTGCTCGACGCCTGCGCCGCGCCCGGCGGCAAGGCCGCGCACCTGCTTGAGCGCCACCCGGCGCTGCGCCTGCTGGCGCTGGACGTCGATCCACGGCGCCTGCAGCGCATCGCCCAGACCTTCGAGCGCCTGGGCCTGGCCGGGCAGGCGGCGCTGCAGGCCGCCGATGCCGCCGTTCCCGGCGACTGGTGGGATGGCGGGCCGTTCGATTCGATCCTGCTCGACGCGCCGTGTTCGGCCACCGGGGTGGTGCGCCGGCAGCCGGATGTGCTGGTGCATCGGCGCGAAGGCGATGTCGCCGCGCTGGTGACGCTGCAGGCGAAGCTGCTGGACGCGCTGTGGCCGATGCTCGCCCCGGGCGGGACGCTGGTCTACGCCACCTGTTCGATCCTGCGCGAGGAGAACGCGCGGCAGGTGGAGGCCTTCCTGGCGCGCACGCCGGATGCCGTGATTGAGCCGCTGGACGCGCGCTTCGGCCGCGTCGACGGCCCGGGCCGGCAGCGCCTGCCGGGCGAAGAAGGCATGGACGGCTTCTTCGTCGCCCGGATGAGGCGCGGCTGA
- a CDS encoding glycosyltransferase family 2 protein: MTVSAPWLSILIPAHNVERYLAACLASIHRNRASGVEVVVLDDASTDNTRGLALQWMRSFPQCRLLDAPRNVGVAEARNILLAQARGDYIWFIDSDDVLLPGSLLRLKAIVDARVPDLVMCDFVSFRSEDDGPRGFLRASRKRTFRGSRGPGAGMDPLVSGLFANRQLHLWSKIARKEMFENARFPPGKVFEDNAVIPAILAGVGSYYYSAEAWVGYRRRPGSIMSTIGGKSVKDFLDSIEGLRRGVFPLIRSPEARFSLDYFCLRGLQWALNRIERGDEVSRLHCAKVFHRMFPDGLESVFRECVRRGWLLRAFRLRGAVKEMRCLGKCLD, from the coding sequence ATGACCGTCTCCGCTCCATGGCTGAGCATTCTGATTCCGGCACACAATGTGGAGCGGTATCTGGCCGCCTGCCTCGCGTCGATCCATCGGAACCGTGCAAGCGGGGTCGAGGTGGTGGTTCTCGATGACGCATCCACTGACAACACCAGAGGGTTGGCGTTGCAATGGATGCGCAGTTTCCCCCAGTGCCGCCTGTTGGACGCGCCCCGGAACGTCGGGGTTGCGGAGGCCCGCAATATCCTCCTCGCGCAGGCCAGGGGCGATTACATCTGGTTCATCGACTCCGACGATGTGCTTTTGCCCGGTTCGCTGCTGCGGCTCAAGGCGATCGTGGACGCGCGGGTCCCGGATCTGGTCATGTGCGATTTCGTGTCCTTTCGATCGGAAGATGACGGGCCGCGCGGATTCTTACGCGCCTCCCGGAAACGTACCTTTCGGGGTTCCCGGGGCCCTGGAGCCGGCATGGATCCACTGGTATCGGGACTGTTTGCCAATCGTCAGCTTCATTTGTGGTCGAAGATTGCCCGGAAAGAAATGTTTGAAAATGCCAGATTTCCTCCAGGGAAGGTCTTTGAAGACAATGCAGTGATTCCAGCCATTCTGGCTGGCGTGGGGTCTTATTATTATTCTGCGGAAGCGTGGGTCGGGTACAGGCGCAGGCCGGGCAGCATCATGTCGACGATCGGTGGAAAGTCCGTAAAGGACTTCCTCGATTCCATTGAAGGCTTGCGGCGCGGGGTTTTCCCCTTGATCCGGTCCCCTGAAGCGCGATTTTCACTGGATTATTTTTGCCTGCGAGGCCTTCAGTGGGCGTTGAATCGGATCGAGCGCGGTGATGAGGTTTCGCGGCTCCATTGCGCAAAGGTTTTTCATCGGATGTTCCCGGATGGCTTGGAGAGCGTTTTCCGGGAGTGCGTCCGCCGGGGTTGGCTCCTTAGAGCCTTTCGCTTGAGAGGGGCGGTGAAAGAAATGCGCTGCTTAGGGAAGTGTCTTGATTAA
- a CDS encoding glycosyltransferase family 9 protein produces the protein MSAQPHAPPLVVRCGAMGDMVMLATLIRLVAARHNGVVDVVSSGGWTPGVLAHVPQVGHLQLVTSRKTPYLLCPSQWELVRWLKQRGRGPVYLCDPDREMRRLLERGGVHPDDLVERTPEEMATPMLWPDRWLQLGVRDPAQRYAGHDPDPAPFRLPRLEVTGEARAQLAQWRKEQDLEAPLVLFQPGNKRTHKRGKRMTADHPKHWPAEHWAAVAHAVLEDMPEARVILCGSPAEHEVLEDIRQAAGGDPRVRNLANDLPIPRLFALLEQARGMVSVDTGPAHAAAALGCPLVVLFGAAPPSLWRPIGPGPITTLGGESEGCARVADIPVSKVINAWRQLA, from the coding sequence GTGAGCGCGCAACCCCACGCGCCGCCGCTGGTGGTGCGCTGCGGCGCGATGGGCGACATGGTGATGCTGGCGACGCTGATCCGGCTGGTGGCCGCGCGCCATAACGGCGTGGTGGACGTGGTCAGCTCCGGCGGCTGGACGCCCGGGGTGCTCGCGCATGTGCCGCAAGTGGGCCACCTGCAGCTGGTGACCAGCCGCAAGACGCCGTACCTGCTGTGCCCAAGCCAGTGGGAGCTGGTGCGCTGGCTGAAGCAGCGCGGACGCGGCCCGGTGTACCTGTGCGACCCCGACCGCGAAATGCGGCGGCTGCTGGAGCGCGGCGGCGTGCACCCCGACGACCTGGTTGAACGCACCCCGGAAGAAATGGCCACCCCGATGCTGTGGCCGGATCGCTGGCTGCAGCTGGGGGTGCGCGATCCTGCGCAGCGCTATGCCGGGCACGACCCCGACCCGGCGCCGTTCCGGTTGCCAAGGCTGGAGGTGACCGGGGAGGCGCGCGCGCAGTTGGCGCAGTGGCGGAAGGAACAGGACCTGGAGGCGCCGCTGGTGCTGTTCCAGCCTGGCAACAAGCGCACCCACAAGCGCGGCAAGCGCATGACCGCCGACCACCCCAAGCACTGGCCGGCTGAACACTGGGCCGCGGTCGCGCACGCGGTGCTGGAGGACATGCCCGAGGCGCGGGTGATCCTGTGCGGTTCGCCGGCCGAGCACGAGGTGCTGGAGGACATCCGCCAGGCCGCCGGCGGCGATCCGCGGGTGCGCAACCTGGCCAACGACCTGCCGATCCCGCGCCTGTTCGCGCTGCTGGAGCAGGCCCGCGGCATGGTCTCGGTGGACACCGGCCCGGCGCACGCGGCCGCCGCGCTGGGCTGCCCGCTGGTGGTGCTGTTCGGCGCCGCCCCGCCCTCGCTGTGGCGCCCGATCGGTCCCGGGCCCATCACCACCCTGGGCGGCGAGTCCGAGGGCTGCGCACGAGTGGCGGATATTCCGGTTAGCAAAGTCATCAATGCATGGAGGCAGCTCGCCTGA
- a CDS encoding PH domain-containing protein — MTTPEHAGAAAQAAGLPTGEERRLHPLSWLFVLVSSIGRFLVPLVALLVLGGRSEDNWQLAAAGAGVAALVAGAVWRYFTWRYRIGSDSLFVRSGLLERSLRQIPFSRIHDVAVHQTLLHRLFDVAEVRLESASGDKPEARMQVLRLDEALALEQLIRRGGEIAVDPPVSHAGPAGQGELLLRLPTPEVIRLGLISNRGMVLVAGAFALAWQVAPEAGMAEAMTRYGRQAFGYAGSFAPGWTGAVMGALGMLVLALAVLRLLSVLLALVQYHDFQLAAHGRRLTVSRGLFTRRRNSVPRRRIQAWTLVESFTHRLFGRRSLGVDTAVVGQGSEERGLSELAPVATPDRCDELVRQLLPQADWPPGGWRGLHRLAWLRLSLGGTVFALVLAAAAGWRFGAWGLAGLLWIPWSAFVARQHARRTGFCVDAQLVAVREGWWSRHWRFAEIGKLQALQLRQGPLDRWLGMASVWFDTAGARSASAPLRIRYVDVQEARALMARLGPEVARRPLRW, encoded by the coding sequence ATGACGACGCCTGAGCACGCCGGCGCGGCGGCGCAGGCTGCCGGGCTCCCCACCGGGGAGGAACGCCGGCTGCACCCGCTGTCGTGGCTGTTCGTGCTGGTATCCAGCATCGGCCGTTTCCTGGTGCCACTGGTGGCGCTGCTGGTGCTGGGCGGGCGCAGCGAGGACAACTGGCAGCTCGCCGCGGCGGGCGCAGGGGTGGCGGCGCTGGTGGCCGGCGCGGTCTGGCGCTATTTCACCTGGCGCTACCGGATCGGCAGCGACAGCCTGTTCGTGCGCAGCGGGCTGCTGGAACGCAGCCTGCGGCAGATCCCGTTTTCCCGCATCCACGACGTGGCCGTGCACCAGACCCTGCTGCACCGGCTGTTCGACGTGGCCGAGGTGCGCCTGGAATCGGCCAGCGGCGACAAGCCCGAGGCGCGGATGCAGGTGCTGCGGCTGGACGAGGCGCTGGCGCTGGAACAGCTGATCCGCCGCGGCGGCGAGATCGCGGTCGACCCGCCCGTTTCCCACGCCGGTCCCGCCGGCCAGGGCGAACTGCTGCTCAGACTGCCGACGCCGGAGGTGATCCGCCTGGGCCTGATCTCCAACCGCGGCATGGTGCTGGTGGCCGGCGCGTTCGCGCTGGCCTGGCAGGTGGCTCCGGAAGCGGGGATGGCGGAGGCAATGACCCGCTACGGGCGCCAGGCGTTCGGCTACGCCGGCAGCTTCGCCCCGGGCTGGACGGGCGCGGTGATGGGCGCACTGGGCATGCTGGTGCTGGCGTTGGCCGTGCTGCGCCTGCTGTCGGTACTGCTGGCGCTGGTGCAGTACCACGATTTCCAGCTCGCCGCGCACGGCCGCCGGCTCACCGTCAGCCGCGGGCTGTTCACGCGCCGCCGCAACAGCGTGCCGCGGCGCCGGATCCAGGCCTGGACGCTGGTGGAAAGCTTCACCCATAGGCTGTTTGGCCGTCGCAGCCTGGGCGTGGACACGGCCGTGGTGGGCCAGGGCAGTGAGGAACGCGGCCTGTCCGAGCTGGCGCCGGTGGCCACCCCGGACCGCTGCGACGAGCTGGTGCGACAGCTCCTGCCGCAGGCCGATTGGCCACCCGGGGGCTGGCGGGGCCTGCACCGGCTGGCCTGGCTGCGCCTGTCCCTGGGCGGCACCGTGTTCGCGCTGGTGCTCGCCGCCGCGGCAGGCTGGCGGTTCGGCGCCTGGGGGCTGGCGGGCCTGCTGTGGATCCCCTGGAGTGCGTTCGTGGCCCGCCAGCATGCGCGGCGCACCGGCTTCTGCGTGGACGCGCAATTGGTGGCGGTGCGCGAGGGCTGGTGGTCGCGACACTGGCGGTTCGCCGAAATCGGCAAGCTGCAGGCGCTGCAGCTGCGCCAGGGGCCGCTGGACCGGTGGCTGGGCATGGCCTCGGTGTGGTTCGACACCGCCGGGGCGCGCTCGGCCTCGGCGCCGCTGAGGATTCGATACGTGGACGTACAGGAGGCACGGGCCCTGATGGCAAGGCTTGGACCGGAAGTCGCACGCAGGCCGCTGCGATGGTGA
- a CDS encoding PH domain-containing protein, whose amino-acid sequence MLSGAFGIGLPALIALGVGAVAAAPLDRPLLAGAAALWLLLVAFGAWMGLRKYRYTRWLLDGDGFALRRGRMWHSETRVPASRVQHLDIRRGPVERRFGLSTLLVHTAGTRQHAVSVPGLDAGDAERLRDHLARQVEHDDDDDDA is encoded by the coding sequence ATGCTCTCCGGAGCGTTCGGCATCGGCCTGCCCGCCCTGATCGCCCTGGGGGTCGGAGCGGTGGCGGCGGCACCGCTGGACCGGCCGCTGCTGGCAGGCGCTGCCGCGCTGTGGCTGCTGCTGGTGGCCTTCGGCGCGTGGATGGGGCTGCGCAAATACCGCTATACGCGCTGGCTGCTCGACGGCGACGGATTTGCCCTGCGGCGCGGCCGCATGTGGCACAGCGAGACCCGGGTCCCGGCCTCACGCGTGCAGCACCTGGATATCCGGCGCGGCCCGGTCGAGCGCCGGTTCGGGCTGTCCACGCTGCTCGTGCACACGGCGGGAACACGCCAGCATGCGGTGTCCGTGCCGGGGCTGGACGCCGGCGACGCCGAGCGCCTGCGCGACCACCTCGCCCGCCAGGTCGAGCACGACGATGACGATGACGACGCCTGA